In one Nicotiana tomentosiformis chromosome 6, ASM39032v3, whole genome shotgun sequence genomic region, the following are encoded:
- the LOC138893794 gene encoding uncharacterized protein: MESANVKEKRTNMEHYQKAKKKARLAVTSAKTASFERLYGELGGTGSDKKQYRLAKAREKKARDLDQMRFIKEKKARIIEFWSLGRGDFERGFHYYFEVSLDKIMELCRMPTIEEVKGAVFALSGDIASGPDGFTGVFYQECWDIVISRVMHVRLEKILPSLISSRFVKGRSIFENILLTQEIVTDIRLRGKPANVVIKLDMDKAYDRVSWKYLLHVLRKMGFAEHFINMIWNLISSNWIWVPKWTDQLNHLDYADDTIVFASTDPYSLKKVVYVLAQYKQTSGQLINKTKSSYYMHAKIAGSIVSSVGANTGFQKGEMPFTYLGCPIFYTRRRKDYYNEVIKKVKARLHSCGKESYYLMMRQGKRWNMRYYAKAKEINNTTNIVDEAKAISKGLAHCVEQQLHPLIIETDSLIMKRIIDGEWDPPWYNIISLII; the protein is encoded by the exons AGACTGCATCCTTTGAGCGCTTGTATGGGGAACTTGGGGGCACAGGCAGTGACAAGAAACAGTACAGGTTAGCCAAGGCAAGAGAGAAGAAAGCTCGGGACCTGGACCAAATGAGGTTCATCAAAGAGAAGAAGGCAAG AATAATTGAGTTTTGGAGCTTAGGAAGAGGTGATTTTGAAAGAGGTTTTCACTACTactttgagg TATCTCTGGATAAAATCATGGAACTATGTAGAATGCCAACTATAGAGGAGGTTAAGGGAGCAGTCTTTGCTCTAAGTGGAGACATTGCAAGTGGACCTGATGGTTTCACTGGAGTGTTTTATCAAGAGTGCTGGGATATA GTGATCTCAAGGGTAATGCATGTTAGATTAGAGAAGATTCTACCTTCTTTGATCTCCTCTAGATTTGTCAAAGGAAGGAGTATATTTGAGAATATCCTGCTTACACAAGAAATTGTAACAGATATAAGATTGAGGGGGAAACCTGCCAATGTTGTCATCAAATTGGATATGGACAAGGCTTATGATAGGGTGTCATGGAAATACTTACTTCATGTGTTGAGAAAGATGGGATTTGCCGAGCACTTCATTAACATGATATGGAATCTGATATCAAGCAATTG GATTTGGGTGCCAAAGTGGACAGATCAATTGAACCATTTGGATTATGCTGATGATACAATCGTCTTTGCATCTACTGATCCTTACTCTCTAAAGAAGGTAGTTTATGTCCTCGCACAGTATAAACAAACCTCTGGACAGCTTATTAACAAGACAAAGAGTTCATACTATATGCATGCTAAGATAGCAGGATCTATTGTCTCCTCTGTAGGTGCAAATACTGGTTTTCAAAAAGGTGAGATGCCATTTACTTACCTAGGATGTCCTATTTTCTATACAAGAAGGAGGAAGGATTATTATAATGAGGTGATCAAGAAGGTGAAAGCAAGGCTGCATTCCTGTGGAAAGGAAAGCTACTATCTTATGATG AGGCAAGGGAAGAGGTGGAACATGAGATATTATGCTAAAGCTAAAGAAATTAATAACACAACCAATATTGTGGATGAAGCTAAAGCAATTAGTAAAGGATTAGCTCACTGTGTAGAGCAACAACTTCACCCTCTCATTATTGAGACTGACTCTTTGATTATGAAAAGGATAATTGATGGGGAGTGGGATCCACCCTG GTATAATATCATTTCACTCATTATCTGA